The proteins below come from a single Roseiflexus sp. RS-1 genomic window:
- the acs gene encoding acetate--CoA ligase: MSIDVASPKTITQFEDEQGIYHPAPHIVENANITAYMRSKGFSTWEELYQWSIEYPELFWTDMANRLEWYQPWEKVLDDSNKPFYKWFVGGKINIVHNAIDRHLRTARRNKQALIWEGEDGSYRAFSYFGINREVSKFANVLKSMGVQQGDIVSIYMPRVPELVFAMLACAKIGAAHSVIYGGFSVEALRERIADAQSKVLITADGGYMRGKIVELKKIADEAMSHSPSIQTCIVLRRTGHEVEMQAGRDYWWHDLMNLPIASPKCETVPVDAEHPLYILYTSGSTGKPKGVMHVHGGYAVHVSATLHFTFDIKEEDRYWCAADPGWVTGHSYIVYGPLIEGATSFMYEGAPNYPYPNRWWSLVEKYGINILYTAPTAIRGLMRFGDAWPNRHDLSSLRLLGSVGEPINPEAWRWFYQVIGKERCPIMDTWWQTETGGFLITPNPTTPLKPGSATRPFPGIQADVVDEQGRSKAPNEDGLLVIKSPWPGMMRTILRDPDRYVNQYWNSDPPGMYTAGDSARKDEDGYFWIIGRIDDVIKVSGYRLGTAEIESALVSHPAVSEAAAIGLPHEVKGTAIHCFVILRAGIEGTPALEDELKAHVAREMGPIARPESIKFVSILPKTRSGKIMRRVLKAQALGQDPGDLSTLEG; the protein is encoded by the coding sequence ATGTCGATCGATGTAGCCTCGCCAAAGACGATCACACAGTTCGAGGACGAACAGGGTATCTACCATCCTGCGCCGCACATCGTCGAGAACGCAAATATCACAGCGTATATGCGCTCGAAAGGCTTCTCGACCTGGGAGGAGTTGTACCAGTGGTCGATTGAATATCCAGAACTCTTCTGGACCGACATGGCGAACCGCCTGGAGTGGTATCAACCATGGGAAAAGGTGCTGGACGACTCGAACAAACCGTTCTACAAATGGTTCGTCGGTGGAAAGATCAACATCGTTCACAATGCCATCGACCGCCATCTGAGAACGGCGCGGCGCAACAAACAGGCGCTGATCTGGGAAGGTGAGGACGGGAGTTATCGCGCTTTCTCGTACTTCGGCATCAACCGCGAGGTGTCAAAGTTTGCGAATGTGCTGAAGAGCATGGGGGTGCAGCAGGGCGACATTGTTTCGATCTACATGCCGCGTGTGCCCGAACTGGTCTTCGCCATGTTGGCGTGCGCCAAGATCGGCGCGGCGCACTCAGTGATCTACGGCGGCTTCTCGGTCGAAGCGCTCCGCGAACGCATCGCCGATGCCCAGTCGAAGGTGCTGATCACCGCCGACGGCGGCTATATGCGCGGAAAGATCGTCGAACTGAAGAAGATCGCCGATGAAGCGATGAGCCACAGTCCGTCGATCCAGACCTGCATCGTGCTGCGGCGCACGGGCCACGAGGTCGAGATGCAGGCAGGACGCGACTACTGGTGGCATGATCTCATGAACCTGCCGATCGCGTCGCCCAAATGCGAGACGGTTCCGGTCGATGCGGAACACCCGCTCTATATTCTGTACACCTCCGGCAGCACCGGTAAACCCAAAGGGGTCATGCATGTCCACGGCGGCTACGCCGTTCACGTTTCTGCAACCCTGCACTTCACGTTCGACATCAAAGAAGAAGACCGCTACTGGTGCGCCGCCGATCCGGGGTGGGTCACCGGTCACTCGTACATTGTCTACGGTCCACTGATCGAAGGTGCAACCTCGTTCATGTACGAAGGCGCGCCCAACTACCCCTATCCGAACCGCTGGTGGAGCCTGGTTGAGAAGTATGGCATCAATATCCTCTACACTGCGCCAACCGCCATCCGTGGTCTGATGCGCTTCGGTGACGCCTGGCCCAACCGCCACGATCTCTCAAGCCTGCGCCTGCTCGGTTCGGTTGGCGAGCCGATCAACCCTGAAGCATGGCGCTGGTTCTATCAGGTCATCGGCAAGGAACGCTGCCCGATCATGGACACCTGGTGGCAAACTGAAACCGGCGGCTTCCTGATCACGCCCAACCCGACAACGCCGCTGAAACCGGGATCGGCGACGCGTCCGTTCCCCGGCATTCAGGCTGACGTGGTCGATGAGCAGGGACGCAGCAAGGCGCCGAACGAAGACGGGTTGCTGGTGATCAAGTCACCCTGGCCCGGCATGATGCGCACCATCCTGCGCGACCCGGATCGGTACGTCAATCAGTATTGGAACAGCGATCCGCCCGGCATGTACACCGCCGGCGACTCGGCGCGCAAGGATGAGGACGGCTACTTCTGGATCATCGGGCGCATCGACGACGTGATCAAGGTATCGGGGTATCGCCTGGGCACGGCGGAGATCGAGAGTGCGCTGGTGTCGCATCCCGCCGTGTCGGAAGCGGCTGCCATCGGCCTTCCCCACGAGGTGAAGGGCACCGCGATCCACTGCTTCGTCATTCTGCGCGCTGGCATCGAGGGGACGCCTGCGCTCGAAGATGAACTCAAGGCGCACGTTGCGCGCGAGATGGGACCCATCGCCCGCCCGGAGAGCATCAAGTTCGTCTCGATCCTCCCCAAGACGCGGTCGGGCAAGATCATGCGGCGCGTGCTCAAGGCGCAGGCACTGGGGCAGGACCCTGGCGACCTGTCAACTCTGGAAGGATAG
- the acs gene encoding acetate--CoA ligase — protein MTLTHAIGSTNSVETADVVVNPPEEAARIANLTDYEAVYRRSIEDPQGFWAEAAQALHWFEPFHTVLDDSKAPFYKWFVGGKTNMAYNALDRHVQTWRKNKVALIWESEDGEVRTYTYWQLYRDVNKFANVLKSLGVRKGDRVAIYTGRCPEQAIAMLACARIGAVHTVVYGGLSTEALRSRIDDAHAKVLVVADGSLLNGKIVKLKEIADQAVEHAPSIETCVVIRRTGHPVDIRSGRDYWWHELMALPIASARCESEVLDAEDPFFIIYTSGSTGKPKGVVHTLGGYMVDVYTTLKYVLDFKEEDTLFCTSDAGWIVGHSIVLYGPLMHGITTLMYEGAPAYPYPDRWWHLIERHGVTLMFTAPTGVRGLMRYGDAWPKRRDLSTLRLLACAGEPLNPEAWRWFYEVIGQRRCPVIDNWWQTETSRPMLSNFACLPMKPGSCGFPAPGVAIDVVDEQGQSVPPGVEGSLVITRPWPAMLRTIYGDDQRYIEQYWSRYPGMYLTGDAAKRDADGYIWIIGRTDDVIKVSGYRLGTAEVESALVSHPAVAEAAVIGLPHPVRGNAIHAFVLLRAGHSPSEELANELKAHVGKVMGPIAKPETISFPPTLPKTRSGKIMRRVLRAQALGEPLGDLSTMEG, from the coding sequence ATGACACTCACCCACGCGATTGGTTCGACCAACAGCGTCGAAACCGCCGACGTTGTTGTGAATCCGCCGGAAGAGGCAGCACGCATTGCGAACCTGACCGACTATGAAGCGGTCTATCGCCGTTCGATCGAGGATCCGCAGGGGTTTTGGGCAGAAGCAGCGCAGGCGCTGCACTGGTTCGAGCCGTTCCACACCGTGCTCGACGACAGCAAGGCGCCCTTCTACAAGTGGTTCGTCGGCGGCAAGACGAATATGGCGTACAACGCGCTGGATCGGCATGTGCAGACCTGGCGCAAAAACAAGGTGGCATTGATCTGGGAAAGTGAAGACGGCGAAGTTCGTACCTACACCTACTGGCAACTCTACCGCGACGTCAATAAGTTCGCCAATGTGCTCAAGTCGCTCGGCGTGCGCAAAGGAGACCGGGTCGCCATCTACACCGGTCGCTGCCCGGAACAGGCGATTGCGATGCTGGCGTGCGCCCGAATCGGCGCGGTTCACACGGTCGTTTACGGCGGTCTTTCAACCGAAGCGTTGCGCAGTCGGATCGACGATGCCCACGCGAAGGTGTTGGTCGTGGCGGATGGCAGTTTGCTGAACGGCAAGATCGTCAAATTGAAAGAGATCGCCGATCAGGCGGTCGAACATGCTCCTTCCATCGAAACCTGTGTTGTTATCAGACGCACCGGTCATCCGGTCGATATTCGCAGCGGGCGCGATTACTGGTGGCACGAACTCATGGCGCTGCCAATCGCAAGCGCGCGCTGTGAGAGCGAAGTCCTCGATGCCGAAGACCCGTTCTTCATCATTTACACCTCCGGTTCCACCGGCAAACCCAAAGGGGTGGTGCATACGCTTGGCGGGTACATGGTCGATGTCTACACCACACTGAAGTATGTGCTCGACTTCAAGGAAGAAGATACGCTCTTCTGCACATCCGACGCTGGCTGGATCGTCGGGCACTCGATTGTGCTGTACGGTCCGTTGATGCACGGCATCACGACGCTGATGTACGAAGGCGCTCCCGCCTACCCCTACCCGGATCGCTGGTGGCACCTGATCGAACGCCACGGGGTTACATTAATGTTCACGGCGCCGACCGGGGTGCGCGGATTGATGCGGTACGGCGATGCCTGGCCCAAACGCCGCGATCTGAGCACGCTGCGTCTGCTGGCGTGCGCCGGTGAACCGCTCAACCCTGAAGCCTGGCGCTGGTTCTATGAAGTGATCGGTCAGCGACGATGCCCGGTGATCGATAACTGGTGGCAGACTGAAACGTCGCGCCCGATGCTCTCCAACTTTGCCTGTCTGCCGATGAAACCTGGCTCGTGCGGTTTCCCGGCGCCGGGTGTTGCAATTGATGTTGTTGATGAGCAGGGGCAGAGCGTGCCGCCGGGGGTCGAGGGATCACTGGTCATTACCCGCCCGTGGCCCGCGATGCTGCGCACCATCTATGGCGACGACCAGCGCTATATCGAGCAGTACTGGAGCCGCTATCCGGGCATGTATCTCACCGGCGACGCGGCAAAACGCGATGCCGACGGGTATATCTGGATCATCGGGCGCACCGACGATGTGATCAAAGTCTCCGGGTATCGCCTGGGCACCGCCGAAGTCGAAAGCGCGCTCGTGTCGCATCCGGCGGTGGCGGAGGCCGCTGTGATTGGCTTGCCGCATCCGGTGCGCGGCAATGCGATCCACGCCTTCGTCCTGCTCCGCGCCGGTCATTCGCCGTCGGAAGAACTCGCCAACGAACTGAAAGCGCACGTTGGCAAGGTGATGGGACCGATTGCCAAGCCGGAAACGATCTCCTTCCCGCCCACACTGCCCAAGACGCGCTCAGGAAAGATCATGCGTCGTGTGCTGCGCGCCCAGGCGCTCGGTGAGCCGCTTGGCGACCTCAGCACTATGGAAGGCTAA
- a CDS encoding 3'-5' exonuclease, which produces MFLFRRRPINLPEAVRAYLDAPRPDPDLPWRDVPYSVIDVETTGLNPRRDALLAIGLVDIDDGRIRMDQRWYTLVRPPDDAPVNPEAIRVHGLLPQDVEQAPPPGDVLPVLLRRLTGRVLVVHVADIDIGFLRQALRRLYQVDPRGPAIDTARLAWHFQRNQRLIDGADQEPALQLRALAESAGLPVYAEHNALNDALTTAQVFLAQINAMQPNGTPRLRDLLRAGGCLR; this is translated from the coding sequence ATGTTCCTGTTTCGTCGCCGACCGATCAATCTTCCGGAAGCCGTCCGCGCCTATCTCGATGCGCCGCGTCCCGATCCCGACCTTCCCTGGCGCGACGTGCCGTACAGCGTGATCGATGTCGAGACCACCGGACTGAACCCGCGCCGTGATGCACTGCTGGCCATCGGGCTGGTGGATATTGACGACGGGCGCATCCGCATGGATCAGCGCTGGTACACGCTGGTGCGTCCGCCAGACGATGCACCGGTCAACCCGGAAGCCATCCGCGTCCACGGATTGTTGCCCCAGGATGTGGAACAGGCGCCGCCTCCCGGCGACGTTCTTCCCGTGTTGCTCCGCCGCCTGACGGGGCGGGTGCTGGTGGTGCATGTCGCCGATATTGACATCGGCTTCCTGCGTCAGGCGCTCCGACGGTTGTACCAGGTCGATCCGCGTGGTCCCGCTATCGACACGGCGCGCCTGGCATGGCACTTCCAGCGCAACCAGCGGCTCATCGACGGCGCCGACCAGGAACCTGCGCTGCAACTGCGCGCGCTCGCCGAAAGCGCAGGACTGCCGGTGTACGCCGAACACAACGCGCTCAACGACGCACTGACGACGGCGCAGGTCTTCCTGGCTCAGATCAACGCCATGCAACCGAACGGCACGCCGCGCCTGCGCGATCTGCTGCGCGCGGGGGGATGCCTGCGGTAA
- a CDS encoding DUF294 nucleotidyltransferase-like domain-containing protein: MEEIVRFLLEHPPFSQLPLLQIQRIAGAIQIEYFGQGVQILVQGGKPAAFLYIIRRGSVDLLRERDGVVELTDTMSEGECFGYVSLIQGKPPISTVRAREATLCYLLPAALFHQLRRDYPSFAQFFARSITERLEQALQQRHATAAPELFQTRLQDLITEPLVVVPPNTTILEAARRMRDAQASALIVDLPPYGMLDAGSGIVTDSDLRNRVVAEGLDYTTPIAHVMSAPAITVPADSLVFEGLLKMIEHGVRHLALSRDGQIIGIVNYRDFLRLQSNNPLLMPQRLALAHSEADLRAYTEQVTATVGGLLDAGARVSDIGRAVAAAHDALLVHIIRDAEAALGPPPCPYAWLVLGSEGRYEQTLRTDQDNALIYADNAPEEAEAYFTALAERVVEQLVRCGFPRCPGNVMATNPQWRQPRAVWQNYFRQWISVPDEEALFRTAIFFDLRSVYGTLDIEASLRPIILRARDNRVFLGRLARAALRQTAPINFFRQLVLERRGDQRGLIDLKYRGTAMIVDLARLFALEAGVPDTNTIARLRKAANHSSLGETSAEELIAAFELIGLLRLRWQYQQLRQGLEPGNQVEVDKLTPLERRELKEALRAVAVVQRAVAATYQTNMIA, translated from the coding sequence ATGGAAGAGATCGTCCGCTTCCTGCTCGAGCACCCGCCCTTCAGTCAGCTGCCCCTGCTCCAGATCCAGCGCATCGCCGGAGCGATCCAGATCGAGTATTTCGGGCAGGGGGTGCAGATTCTGGTGCAGGGCGGCAAACCGGCGGCGTTCCTGTACATCATCCGGCGCGGCAGCGTCGATCTGCTGCGCGAGCGTGACGGTGTGGTGGAGTTGACCGATACGATGAGCGAGGGGGAGTGTTTTGGCTATGTGTCGCTCATCCAGGGCAAACCGCCGATCAGCACGGTGCGCGCGCGCGAAGCGACCCTCTGTTACCTCCTCCCTGCTGCGTTGTTCCATCAGTTGCGCCGCGATTACCCGTCATTCGCCCAGTTTTTTGCGCGTTCGATCACCGAGCGACTCGAACAGGCGTTGCAGCAGCGCCACGCCACCGCTGCGCCTGAGTTGTTCCAGACGCGGCTCCAGGACCTGATCACCGAGCCGCTGGTCGTCGTTCCCCCCAATACCACGATCCTCGAGGCGGCGCGGCGCATGCGCGATGCACAGGCGTCGGCGCTGATCGTCGATCTGCCGCCATACGGCATGCTCGATGCGGGGAGCGGCATTGTGACCGACAGCGACCTGCGCAACCGGGTCGTTGCTGAAGGTCTCGATTACACCACCCCGATTGCGCATGTGATGAGCGCGCCAGCAATCACCGTTCCAGCCGATAGTCTGGTGTTCGAGGGGTTGCTGAAGATGATCGAACATGGGGTGCGCCATCTGGCGTTGAGTCGGGACGGCCAGATCATCGGCATCGTCAACTACCGCGATTTTCTGCGCCTGCAAAGCAATAATCCGCTGCTCATGCCGCAGCGCCTGGCGCTGGCGCACAGTGAAGCAGACCTGCGCGCCTACACCGAACAGGTGACCGCAACTGTCGGCGGGTTGCTCGACGCCGGTGCGCGGGTGAGCGACATCGGGCGCGCCGTGGCGGCGGCGCACGACGCCCTGCTGGTGCATATCATTCGTGATGCTGAAGCGGCGCTGGGTCCGCCGCCCTGCCCCTACGCCTGGCTGGTGCTGGGAAGCGAAGGACGCTACGAGCAGACACTGCGCACCGATCAGGACAATGCCTTGATCTATGCCGATAATGCGCCGGAAGAAGCCGAAGCCTATTTCACGGCGCTGGCGGAACGGGTTGTCGAGCAACTGGTGCGCTGTGGCTTTCCGCGTTGCCCCGGCAATGTGATGGCAACCAACCCGCAGTGGCGGCAACCGCGCGCTGTCTGGCAAAACTATTTCCGCCAGTGGATCAGCGTCCCCGACGAAGAGGCATTGTTCCGCACCGCCATCTTTTTCGATCTGCGATCGGTTTACGGGACGCTGGATATCGAAGCGTCGCTGCGCCCGATCATCCTGCGCGCGCGTGACAATCGCGTCTTCCTCGGGCGCCTGGCGCGCGCCGCGTTGCGGCAAACCGCGCCGATCAATTTCTTCCGTCAACTGGTGCTGGAACGGCGCGGCGATCAACGTGGACTGATCGACCTGAAGTACCGCGGAACGGCGATGATCGTCGATCTGGCGCGCCTGTTCGCGCTGGAAGCCGGCGTGCCCGATACCAACACCATTGCCCGCCTGCGCAAGGCGGCCAATCACAGCAGCCTGGGTGAAACCAGCGCCGAAGAACTGATCGCCGCCTTCGAACTGATCGGGCTGCTCCGCCTGCGCTGGCAGTATCAGCAACTCCGCCAGGGACTCGAACCCGGCAATCAGGTCGAGGTCGATAAACTCACCCCGCTTGAACGGCGTGAGTTAAAAGAAGCGCTGCGCGCCGTCGCCGTTGTGCAACGCGCAGTTGCTGCAACCTATCAAACCAATATGATCGCCTGA
- the recJ gene encoding single-stranded-DNA-specific exonuclease RecJ, translating into MSTSRLSARNKRWHILETPPEFIAACRALPPLIAALLYQRGVRSDAAMREFFSADYRLNDPFSMRGMETAVQRIAAAIHDHELMAVYGDYDTDGVTAVTLLVQAISAMGGLILPYVPHRIREGYGLNIEAIDALAREGVRLLITVDCGISNVREAAHARAVGIDLIITDHHHPPARLPDAVAIINPRQPGCSYPFKHLVGVGIAFQLVRALARRGFRSTLQKDDLLDVVALGTVTDMGPLIGENRVLVTHGLKALNAAQRPGVRALIQAAGMTPGRVTSTDISFGLGPRLNASGRIDNARLSYELLLAEEFETAQRLAHELNLQNRQRQELSKTVHEQASAQIQALGKQNQRLIILDGTDYPAGVVGLVAARLVEEYGRPTVLIERGEQWSRGSARSVPGFSIIDALTDCADLFERFGGHTEAAGFTIATDRLPALEDRLLRYAAEHLSDDLLMPGITIDAEVPPASLSYELLGELAKLEPFGHGNPQPVLMSRRLQVTGAWPRGSEGQHLKLRLVGADGSGPFDAIAFRFGHLARYFEQPRWIDIVYTLEADEWNGSPSLQLNVKDFRSAR; encoded by the coding sequence ATGTCCACATCTCGATTGTCCGCACGCAACAAACGCTGGCACATTCTCGAAACGCCGCCGGAGTTCATCGCCGCCTGTCGCGCATTGCCGCCGTTGATCGCGGCGTTGCTGTATCAGCGCGGGGTGCGCAGCGATGCTGCGATGCGCGAGTTCTTCAGCGCCGACTATCGCCTGAACGATCCTTTCAGCATGCGCGGGATGGAGACCGCGGTGCAACGTATCGCCGCAGCCATTCACGATCACGAGTTGATGGCGGTGTACGGCGATTACGATACCGACGGCGTGACCGCAGTGACGCTGCTGGTGCAGGCGATCAGCGCCATGGGCGGGTTGATTCTGCCCTATGTTCCACACCGCATCCGTGAGGGGTATGGCTTGAATATCGAGGCCATCGATGCGCTTGCCCGTGAAGGGGTTCGCCTGCTGATCACCGTCGATTGCGGCATCAGCAATGTACGCGAAGCCGCCCATGCGCGCGCGGTTGGCATCGATCTGATCATTACCGATCATCACCATCCCCCCGCTCGCCTGCCGGATGCGGTGGCGATCATCAATCCCCGCCAGCCGGGGTGTTCCTATCCGTTCAAACATCTGGTCGGCGTCGGGATCGCCTTCCAGCTGGTGCGCGCACTGGCGCGACGCGGGTTCCGTTCTACCCTGCAAAAGGACGATCTCCTCGATGTGGTCGCCCTCGGCACGGTGACCGATATGGGTCCGCTGATCGGCGAGAATCGCGTGCTGGTGACGCACGGGCTGAAGGCGCTCAATGCGGCGCAGCGACCAGGGGTGCGCGCACTGATCCAGGCTGCCGGCATGACTCCCGGCAGGGTGACCTCGACCGACATCAGTTTCGGGTTGGGACCGCGGTTGAATGCGTCCGGTCGCATCGATAACGCGCGATTGAGTTATGAACTGTTGCTTGCAGAAGAGTTCGAGACGGCGCAACGCCTGGCGCACGAACTGAATCTTCAGAACCGTCAGCGCCAGGAGTTGTCGAAGACGGTTCACGAACAGGCCAGCGCCCAGATTCAGGCGCTCGGCAAACAGAACCAGCGGCTGATCATCCTCGATGGAACCGATTACCCCGCCGGTGTGGTCGGTCTGGTGGCAGCGCGTCTGGTCGAGGAGTATGGGCGCCCGACGGTGCTGATTGAACGCGGTGAGCAGTGGTCGCGCGGTTCGGCGCGCTCGGTGCCCGGATTCAGCATTATCGATGCGTTGACCGACTGCGCCGATCTGTTCGAGCGTTTCGGCGGGCATACCGAAGCAGCCGGGTTTACCATCGCCACCGATCGGTTGCCGGCGCTTGAAGACCGCCTGCTCCGCTATGCCGCAGAGCATCTGAGCGATGATCTGTTGATGCCAGGGATCACTATCGACGCCGAAGTTCCGCCAGCGTCGTTGTCGTATGAATTGCTGGGGGAACTGGCAAAACTCGAACCGTTTGGGCACGGGAATCCGCAACCGGTGTTGATGAGCCGACGCTTGCAGGTCACCGGTGCCTGGCCGCGCGGCAGCGAGGGACAGCACCTGAAACTCCGGTTGGTCGGCGCCGATGGCAGTGGACCCTTCGACGCAATTGCGTTCCGTTTCGGGCATCTGGCGCGCTACTTCGAGCAGCCACGCTGGATAGATATTGTCTACACGCTCGAAGCCGATGAGTGGAACGGAAGCCCTTCACTTCAGTTGAATGTCAAAGATTTCAGGAGCGCGCGGTAA